The genomic interval AGGAGTTGTATTTTTTCCCTCTTTGTTAGGAATTATCTTGCTCTCGCCGCGCTCGTAAACGCTAACGCAAGAGTTTGTCGTTCCTAAATCAATTCCAATTACTTTTGACATATTTTATCCTTTTATTAAATTTATTATTTTCTTTACAAGCTAAATTTAAACGTATTTTAATACATTTATTAAACTATTTAGCGACTACGACCATTGCAGCTCTTAAAACTCTGCCTTTATACATATAACCTTTTTGATAAACCTGCACTATATCGCCACTTTCTTTACCTTCAGCCTCGATTTGCGAAACCGCGTTATGTATATTATGATCAAATTTACCGCTCACATCGATAGGCGTTATTCCGTGTTTTTCAAAATTTTTAAGCAAAATTGTCACACATTGTTTAACACCGTCTTTTATTTGCACTGCAAATTCGTTGTCTTTTACATCGATATTTAGCGCCGCATCAAGTGCATCAATTACAGGAAGCATATCTTTCGCAAAATCCTCGTTGGCATAATCCACAGCCATTTTCAAATCTTTTTGCATACGCTTTTTCGAGTTTTCAAAATCGGCGTTTTCTCTGTATAATCTATCTTTTAAAGCTTCAAAAGCGACTTTTAATTTTTCAAGTTCATTATCCTGATTGTTTTCTAAGCCGTCGTCGCGAAATTCGCCCTGCTCTTTTTCACAATTTTTTAAATCATCGCTTTTTTTGCAACCGATATCACCGCACATATTTAAATCTTGTTGATTTTTATTTTTTTCTTCGCTCATGCGACCTCCATTATAGTGTTAAAAAATTTTTCATAATCTTCATAAATGCTTCCAGCACAAATCATTACAGCGTCTTTTCCTATAAAATTTATATCGCGTTTTACACCCATAAATCCGCTGTCAAATTCAGGTGAAAATATAATATTTTTATTAAATTTCACTGCAAAAGTAGGATCCAAAAGAATTCTAAAACGTTCGTCTTTAAAAATTTTATAAGCTACAACCTCGTTTGCCAAAAATTGAATTTTTGATCTTTTTAGCTCCGCAATCTTTGTGCGAAGCTCCATAAAACCGATTTGCATTGTAATCTTTTCAAGCTCTTCAAGTGTAATTCCAACCAGATTGATTAAAACATTGAAAATTTTATCATTAAATTTAAGAATAATTTCATCATCACCAAAAACCAGAATGATAAATCTATCATTATAATTTAAGACTTCTTTTAAAATTTCGCTGTTTGATGTAAAAACCATGCAGTAAATTTCAAAATCTTGAACTATCATTGATAAATTATTTAAATCTTCTATTTTTAATTTTTTGTCAAATTTCAGTCTTGATCGCCAATATTTTTGCATAATAGAAACAGTAGGAATTCGTCCGCCACTGACGTGAAGTTGTCTAATCGCGCCCTCTTCACTAAGTTTTTTAAAATATACGCGAATTGTTGAAGCCGGAATTGAAATTTGCATTCTTGAGCACAACTCATTCGAGCCGATTGGAACGTTATCATCCAAATAGGCGGAAATAATCGAATCAAGTATCAAATCTCTTTTGCTTATTTTCATTTATTAGCACTCTTTCTATTTAATTGCTGATGTATTATACAATATTGAGTGTATTTATGTCAAGTATTTTATAAAATTTTTTAGAAATATTTAGTCAAATACACTCAACTTTATAAAATTCTTTAAATTTTAAGTAAATTTTTATACATTATTATTTTTTATAAAAATTCAATACAATTTTAAAAATAAATCTAAAGGAAAAAATATAGTTTATTAAATTACAGAAAATATTACGAGTTGTAATAAATCTCTTCCGACATTTACACACAATATTTATCTGTAGTTCGTATAGTGCACGATTTTTCGTTGATATTGCAAACGCAATGACTCTAAAACTGTTTTTATTCTTACCGATTTTTACGTAATTTATTACGCAAAATTTTAAATATTTTGCGTAATAAAAATAACTAAAACCGCTAAAGGTGCGATAAATCTAAGCAAAAAATACCAAATTTTAAAAAGAGTCTCGCCCATATAAGGCAAAAGTAAAATTTTTACAGGTTTTGAGCTGATTACAAAACCCACAAAGATTGATGTGACAATTCCTGAAATCGGCATTAAAACATTTGAAGTTAAATAATCCAAAATATCAAAAAAAGATTTTCCTCCGAAAGTAAAAATTCCGCTAGTTTCTTTGTAATATCCTAAAATACAAAAAATTCCCAAAACATAAGTAACACCAAAAAGTAACTCGGCAGCTCTTTTACGTGAAAAACGTTGCGAATTTACAAGGTAATAAACGCTTGGTTCAATCATAGAAATAGCTGAAGTGATAGCCGCAAAAAGTAAAGATAGAAAAAACGCAAAGGCTAAAACATTTCCTACAAATCCAAGTTTTGAAAAAAGCACTGTCAAAGAGACAAAAATAAGTCCAGGTCCTTGTTCGCCAGGATCAGCTCCAAATTCGAATATAAATGTAAAAACTATTAAACCCATCATAATACCGATCAATACATTTATAAAAACGATACTAAGACTTGATGTTAAGATATTTGTGCGCTCAGGTAAGCTTGCGGCGTATGTAATGATCGTTGTAACGCCAAGAGAAAGTGTAAAAAACGCAAGTCCCAAAGCGGAAAGCACACTATCTTTGTTGAGCACACTAAAATCAGGTATAAGCAAAAATTTAGCACTTTGCAAAAATCCGTCATAGAACATAGAATAAATAACCATAATAATCAATAAAATAAACAAAGCCGGCATCATCCATACATTTAATCGCTCAATGCCGTTTTTTACGCCTTTTGAAACAATATAAAAACAAATCAAAGAAGCGATCGTAAAGCAAATCAAACTTACCAAAATATCATTTTCAAGAAGCGAAGTAAAAATTTCTCCGCTTTTATCTATATTTGTAGGAAGCGAAAATAAAGAAACGGCAGTATATTTTAATATCCAGCCCATTACAACACTATAAAACGAATAAATCAAAAGTGCACTGATCATAAAAAATCCGGCCGTGCTCCACGCTTTTTTATGTTTTGGCGCAAGCTTATAAAAAGCATTTACCGCATCACTTTCAGAAAGTCTGCCTATAACAATTTCAGCCAAAAATATAACAAAACTTACACAAAAAGTTAAAAGCAGATAAAGTAAGATAAAAGCGCTTCCGCCATTTTGTCCTACCAAAGTAGGAAATTTCCACGCATTTCCTAAACCGACGGCACTTCCTGCGACAGCTAAAATAAAGCCGATTTTGGTAAATTTTTCGTTCATTTCTTATCCTAAAATTTAAATGTTTCAATTGTATTATAAATTTTATAAAATTAAGCTTTTATTTTTTTAATTATGATTTTAAACTGAAATTTAAAAAATTTTAGCTATATTATCAAAATACAAAATATTTTGATAATAAAGAAGGTCTTTTTTACTATGCAAAGTAAATTAAATGCACCTAAAATTGCAGGAATTACGGCTTTTTGTCTTGGCGGCGTCAAACTTGCAGCAGGGCTTATCAGCGGTTCTGTGGCGGTTATAAGCTCAGCGATTGATTCTATTATGGATTGTATGATCTCTTTTTTTAATTTCCTTGCGATTAAAAAATCCGACAGCGAAGCAACAAAGCAGTTTAATTATGGTTTCGGCAAACTGGAAGCTTTGATGGCAAGTTGCGACGGTCTTTTTATCGCGGGGATTGGCTGTTTTATTTTTTTCTCATCAATTAAAAAAATAGCTGCAAATGACCATTCTATCGATTTTGGCATAGCTTTTTGGGTTATGCTTTTTTCTACGATTGTTACTTTTTTCTTGGTTTTGTTTTTAACAAAGCAGTTTAAACTCGCAAATTCTCTTGTTATTAAAGCCGATATTTTGCACTATAAAACTGATCTTTTCACAAATATCGGCATAATTATCACACTTATTTTGATCAAAATTACAAATCTTGTCATAATTGACTGTATTGTAGGAATTTTGATTAGCGTTTATA from Campylobacter hominis ATCC BAA-381 carries:
- a CDS encoding nucleotide exchange factor GrpE gives rise to the protein MSEEKNKNQQDLNMCGDIGCKKSDDLKNCEKEQGEFRDDGLENNQDNELEKLKVAFEALKDRLYRENADFENSKKRMQKDLKMAVDYANEDFAKDMLPVIDALDAALNIDVKDNEFAVQIKDGVKQCVTILLKNFEKHGITPIDVSGKFDHNIHNAVSQIEAEGKESGDIVQVYQKGYMYKGRVLRAAMVVVAK
- a CDS encoding HrcA family transcriptional regulator, producing the protein MKISKRDLILDSIISAYLDDNVPIGSNELCSRMQISIPASTIRVYFKKLSEEGAIRQLHVSGGRIPTVSIMQKYWRSRLKFDKKLKIEDLNNLSMIVQDFEIYCMVFTSNSEILKEVLNYNDRFIILVFGDDEIILKFNDKIFNVLINLVGITLEELEKITMQIGFMELRTKIAELKRSKIQFLANEVVAYKIFKDERFRILLDPTFAVKFNKNIIFSPEFDSGFMGVKRDINFIGKDAVMICAGSIYEDYEKFFNTIMEVA
- a CDS encoding sodium-dependent transporter; protein product: MNEKFTKIGFILAVAGSAVGLGNAWKFPTLVGQNGGSAFILLYLLLTFCVSFVIFLAEIVIGRLSESDAVNAFYKLAPKHKKAWSTAGFFMISALLIYSFYSVVMGWILKYTAVSLFSLPTNIDKSGEIFTSLLENDILVSLICFTIASLICFYIVSKGVKNGIERLNVWMMPALFILLIIMVIYSMFYDGFLQSAKFLLIPDFSVLNKDSVLSALGLAFFTLSLGVTTIITYAASLPERTNILTSSLSIVFINVLIGIMMGLIVFTFIFEFGADPGEQGPGLIFVSLTVLFSKLGFVGNVLAFAFFLSLLFAAITSAISMIEPSVYYLVNSQRFSRKRAAELLFGVTYVLGIFCILGYYKETSGIFTFGGKSFFDILDYLTSNVLMPISGIVTSIFVGFVISSKPVKILLLPYMGETLFKIWYFLLRFIAPLAVLVIFITQNI
- a CDS encoding cation diffusion facilitator family transporter, which translates into the protein MQSKLNAPKIAGITAFCLGGVKLAAGLISGSVAVISSAIDSIMDCMISFFNFLAIKKSDSEATKQFNYGFGKLEALMASCDGLFIAGIGCFIFFSSIKKIAANDHSIDFGIAFWVMLFSTIVTFFLVLFLTKQFKLANSLVIKADILHYKTDLFTNIGIIITLILIKITNLVIIDCIVGILISVYIIFSAVKLIKDGIYVLLDGALENEIVNDIKNKIAKTPEISDFHNFRTRKSGDTCFFSAHLVFNSDISLKKAHDIGDEIENFLKEKYNFYTWQIDLHFDPTDDSK